The sequence CGGTGCCGGCGTACTGGACAAACCGTCCCGACACCGGATCGACCCCGGTGCTGTCGATCTCGTCCCGGACCCGGTTGCGGAGCTCGCGCCAATGATCGGGCGAGCCGTCGAGATCGAAGCGTTCGCATGCGCGCACACCCCGATCGAAGGCCGCCCAGATCATCGCGCGTGAATGGGTGAACATGTGCGGGTCGCCGCGCATCTCCCAGATCCCGTTGTCGGGACGTTCGAGATTCGCCTCGACCTGCTCCAGCAAGGCCTTCTGCAGTGACCACGACAGCGGGGTCTCCGTGAGCCCGGCCTCGCGCGCGGACTCGAGGCCGCAGAGGACCTCACCGATCACGTCGCCCTGGTACTGGTTCACCGCGCCGTTCCCGATCCGGACCGGTGCGGCGTTCTGGTAGCCGGGCAGGTGCGGCAGGTTGCGCTCCTCGAGGTCGCGCTCGCCGGCGATGCCGTACATGATCTGCAGTTCCCGGGTGTTGCCGGCGATCGCGCGCATCAGCCAGTTCCGCCAGTGTTCGGCCACCCGGAGAAAGCCGTGATTGACCAGCGCCTCCAGGGTCAGCGAGGCGTCACGTAGCCAGACGTACCGGTAGTCCCAGTTGCGACTGCCGCCGAACTGTTCCGGAAGCGACGTGGTCGCGGCGGCGACGATCCCCCCGGTGTCGAGATTGCTGAGCGCGCGCAACGTGATCAGCGACCGGACCATCTGGTCGTGGTGCGGTCCGGAGTGATCGATGCGACTCGACCACCCGGTCCACCAACCGACCGTCTGGTCGTGCAGCGTCTCGACGTCGAGGGGAGCGGGCTCGGACAGGTGCGATTGGTACCAGGTGAGCGTGAGGTCGACGGTGACGTCAGGCTCCACGGTGAAGAAGCCGCGATGCACGTTCCCGTCGGCGTGCAGCGCGACGCCGCGCACGACCACTGCGTCCGGGCCCGCGATGGCACGCAGCGCGGGTCCCTCGGCGTCACCGACCTGTAGCACCCAGGGCACCGCCCGCGCGTAGTCGAAACGCATCCGCAGATCGGTCTGGAACTCGACGTGGCCCGAGACCCCGACGACGCGGCGCACGAGATCGACGCGGCCGCCGTCGAGGGGCATGAACTCGTGCACCTCGGCGACGCCGGTGCTCGTCTCCCACCGGGTGACGAGTACGAGGGTGTCGCCGGTGTACCGGCGACTGCACTGCGCCGATCCGTCGCGCGGCGCCAGCGACCAATGACCGTGCTCCTCGTCGCCGAGCAGGGCAGCGAAGATCGACGCAGAATCGTAGCGGGGCACGCAGAACCAGTCGATCTCGCCGCGGCGCGATACCAGTGCTGCGGTACGGCAGTCGCCGATCAGTGCATAGTCCTCGATGTTCGGGCGCATACGTCGATTCTTACCGTCATCGGGCGCGTATCGGCGAGTTCGGCCATCGTGAGTTCGATGCGCGTTACCGTCGGGCATGGCCGACACGACACTCTTCATCCTTGGTGCGACGGGCGACCTGACGTCACGCCTGCTGCTGCCGGCACTCGGGCAACTGCTCTCGCTCGAACCGGATCGCGACGTTCGTCTTGTCGGGGTGGGGCGTCGAGAGATCTCCGACGACCAGTGGCGCAGCCGTGTACGCGACGCGTTCGGTGGCGACGCGGCGCCCGCGGCCGCGCGACTCGCGGACTCGACGACCTACCTGCAAGCAGATATCGGTTCCGCCGAGGGGCTTCGCACGATCTTCGGGGCGGCGCACGGCCGCCCGATCCTGTACTTCGCCGTCCCGCCCGCGATCGCGCAGGAATCGTGTCAGGCGATGACGGGTGTGGACCTGCCCGCCGGAACGATGCTCGCCCTGGAGAAGCCGTTCGGTACGGACGAGGCGAGCGCCCACGAGTTCAACGAGACGTTGGCGCGCCTCGTCCCGGAGAACCAGGTGTTCCGCGTGGATCACTTCCTGGGTCAGTCGGTCCTTCTGGACCTGATCGGGGTGCGGTTCGCCAATCGGGTGTTCGAGCCGGTCTGGTCGGCCGATCACATCGAATCGGTCCTCATCCGCTACGACGAGACGCTCGGCCTCGAAGGTCGTGCAGGTTACTACGACAAAGCGGGCGCATTCGTCGACATGCTTCAGAGCCATCTGCTGGAGTTGCTCTCGGTGGTGGCGATGGATTCGCCGGCGTCGCTGGGCGAGCGCGATCTACGTGACGCCACCGCGGCCGCCCTGCGTGCCACCCGCGTCTGGGAGGGTGATCCCGTTCGTGCCTCGCATCGCGCGAGGTACACCGCCGGTGAGGTGGACGGACATCAGCTGCCGTCCTACACCGACGAGGAGGGCGTCGATCCGTCGCGTAACACCGAGACGCTCGCCGAGGCGACCTTCGAGGTGCGCACCGCCCGCTGGGCGGGTGTGCCGTTCACGTTGCGGTCGGGCAAGGCGATCGAACCCGCGGTCAAGGAGATCGCACTCACCTTTCGGCCGGTACGTCACCTGCCAGAACAGTTCCGCGGTGAGGCCGCGAGAAATGTCCTGAGATTCTCCTTCGGTCCGGACACGATGTCGTTGCGGGTCAACGTGCATGACGGTTCGCATCCGTTCGACCTCAAGGCAACCGGGCTGGAGGCCGATCTGGGCGTAGGGTCGCCCCGGGCGTATTCGGAGGTGCTGTCCGGGATTCTCGACGGCGACGCGACGCTCGCGGTCCGAGGCGACACCGCCGAACAATGCTGGCGTATCGTCGAGCCGATCCTCGACGCCTGGCGGAACGATCAGGTGCCGATCGACGAGTACCCGGCCGGATCGAGCGGCCCGACGGGGTGGCCGCAGTGGTGAGCGCCCGTGCGCAGCCGATGTCCCTGCGCACGGACCCACAGGTCCTCGACGATCTGCGAACGCGTTTGAGGGCGACGCGCTGGCCGGATTCTCCCGCCGGGTGGTCGCTGGGCGCCGACACCGACTACCTCCGAGAGCTGATCGGTTACTGGGCAGACGAATTCGATTGGTCGGCACAGGTATCCACGATGGAGCGACTGCCACACCTGCGAGTCACGCTCGGCGGCCTCGGGATACACGTCGTCCATGCGCGAGCAACCGACCGGAGCGCACCCGTGATGCCGTTGCTGCTGAATCACGGTTGGCCGGACTCGTTCTGGCGGTACCTCAAGGTGATCCCGCTGCTGAGTGATCCCGCCGCCCACGGTGGCGATCCGGCGGACGCCTTCGACGTGATCGTCCCGGACATGCCCGGCTTCGGCTACTCCGAGCAACCCGCGCATCCCTACGATTCGATCGCGGTGGCCATGCTGTGGGCGGAGCTGATGACCGAGCTGGGGTACGAGCGATTCGGTACCGCCGGTGGGGACATGGGCAGTCATGTCGCCCGATACCTCGCGCTCGATCAACCGGAGCGAGTCGTCGCCGTCCACCGCACGGACGCCGGGATGCCCAGGTATGGCGGTGATCCGGACGACCTCACCGACGACGAACGGGCGTGGATCGAGGCCGGGACGGTCTGGTCTCGCACCGAAGGCGGCTACGCGGCGATCCACAGCACCAAGCCGGATACGGTCGCAGTCGGTCTCACGGATTCGCCTGCGGGTCTCGCGGCGTGGATCGTCGAAAAACTGCGCGGGTGGAGTGACTGCGACGGTGACATCGAGAAGGTGTTCACGAAGGACGAGATCTTGACCCTGCTCACCCAGTACTGGGTCACCGGGTGCATCGGGTCGTCGATGCGCGTGTACCACGCCAATGCGGTGATGCCACTCGATCAGCACACCCGGCGCGTAGAGGTGCCGTCCGGCTTCTCGCTGTTCGGCGGAGATGAGCTCAAACCGCCGCGCGACTGGCTCGAGCGGACCGCGAACGTGGTCAGCGTGACCGAGCCCGAACACGGCGGGCACTTCGCCTCGTTCGAAGAGCCTGAGCGCTACGCCCAGGAACTCCGCGACTTCTTCCGTCCGTTCCGCGAGGAGTTCGCCGGCTGATCGGTCCGCACGAGTCCGGGTGGCGATCGAGCAGGAATCAAGAAGTGTTCCGGCCCGATCGGGCCTAACGTCATCTGCATGACAACAATCACCGGCATCACCCTCGACGTTCCCGACACCGCTGCGGCGAAGACCTTCTACGACAAAGCCTTCGGATTGGATGACCGGCTCCGGTTCCGGACCGCCGAGCAGCCGACCGCCGGCTTCCGCGGATTCGTCCTGTCGCTGGTCGTGGCCGACCCAGGGGTCGTGGACTCGCTCATCCATCCCGCTCTCGACGCGGGTGCAACCGAACTCAAACCGGTCAAGAAGTCGTTCTGGGGCTACGGCGGCGTGATCCAGGCGCCGGATGGGGCCATCTGGAAGGTTGCGACGTCGAACAAGAAGGCGTCGGGAGCGCCGGCCCGTCAGGTCGACGACATCGTGCTTCTCATCGGCGCCGACGACGTGGCCGCCAGCAAGAAGTTCTACGTCGACCACGGCCTCGACGTCGCGAAGAGCTTCGGCCGGAAATACGTCGAGTTCGCGAGCGCATCCGACTCGGTGAAGTTGGCGCTCTATGGCCGGCGTGCCGCAGCCAAGGACGCAGGGGTGGACGCCGATGGCAGCGGATCGCATCGGGTGATCGTGGGTAGTGCCGGTGAGTCGTTCACCGACCCCGACGGTTTCGTCTGGGAGCCGACCGCGACCACATAGGAAGAAATCAGTACGGTTCGACGCAGACCTCGGTGCTCGCGATGCGGCATCACTGACATCGCGTCCCGATCACTGGAACCGATCGATGCCGCGCTGCGTCATAGAGCTGTGAGAGATCTTCTCGGGCAGAAGCGCTGAACCGGAACACAACCCGATCCTTCGCACCTGGCACAACGGCTCACTGGCCGGGACCGCATTCACGCTTCGCGGGCATCAGATCGTGTGCGTGCAACAGACATGAAGATGTGTGTGGCAATGCAGAGCGCGACTCGGCTCGCGTCGTGATCCTCGTGTCGATCGCGGACTCGCACGACTCGACGTCGTCGACTCGCCGAACATGATCGGGCACGATGATTTCCGCGGACGCGCGGAGTCTCACCTTTCATCACCGTCGAGAGTGCAGGGAGCATCGCATGGGCCAGCTGCTCAAAGTCCAGAACTTCACCGTGTCGCGCGACGGATTCGGCGCCGGCGACGGACAAAGTCTCGAACGGCCGTTCGGCCACGCCGACCCGGCGTCGATGATGGCGTGGGCAGGCGCGACCGCGAGTTGGCCCAACCGCACCGATCCCGGCGGCAGCCGCGGCCTCGACGACCATCTCGTGCGGGACTTCTCCCACAACATCGGCGCCGAGATCATGGGCGCCAACAAGTTCAGCCCGCATCGCGGGCCGTGGACCGACCACGACTGGCTCGGTTGGTGGGGTGACGAGCCGCCGTTCCACACTCCGGTCTTTGTCCTGACCCACCACCTTCGGCCGTCGTTCACCTTGTCGGATACCACGTTCCACTTCATCGACGCCGACCCTGCGTCCGCCCTCGAAAAAGCGAAAGCGGCTGCCGACGGGAGGGACGTCCGGCTCGGCGGTGGCGCCACAACCGTGCGGGAGTTCCTCGCCGCCGGTCTCATCGACACCTTGCACGTCGCGGTCGCCGAGCGTGTCGAGCTCGGGTCCGGCGTACGACTCTGGGAGTCACCCGACGAGCTGCTCGATCGCTATCACCGCGACACCGTGCCGAGTCCGAGCGGTGCGGTCACGCATCACCTGTTCTGGAGACGGTGACGTATCGCAGATGCGTGACGCGGCGTCCCTGGATGACGGTCGGGTCCGACAGGAGCCGATGACCGTGCGCCAGGGGGCCGAAGTATCGGATGCCTTCGCCGAAGAGCACCGGGACGAGACTGACGCAGACCTCGTCGACGAGGTCGAGGTCGAGGGCCTGCTGGATGACCGTCGGGCTGGAGATGATCACGTTGTTTTCACCGGCGATCTCACGTGCTCGTGTGATCGCGCTCCCGACGCCGTCCACGAACGTCGTGTTGGGCCATCTGTCCGCGGCGTCGTCTGGCGGGTGATGAGTGACGATCACGACCGGCGCACCCACCGGATGCTGGTCACCCCAACCGTCGGTGATGTCGAACAGTCGTCGACCGGCGACGAGGGCACCGGTGTTGTCGGTCAGGTCGGCGAGGAGATCCGCGTCGGCGCCGTCGACGTGGAAGCCGACGGTCTCGTTGGCGGTCGGCACCGCTGTGTCGCCTGCGTCGTACCAGGCGAACAACTCGCCGACGTCGTCGTTCGGGTCGGCGATGAAGCCGTCGAGCGACATCGTCATGTGCGTGATGACCTTGCCCGTCATCGAGCCTCCTCGGTCGCGTCTGCTGTCTCGATTGTGACCAGACGCGACCGAGGAACTCATCGATTCTCTTCGATGAGCGCGAGAGAGTGGCTCGGTCGGGCTCTACACCCGTCCGACCACGTAGCGCGCGGCATCCAGCGTCATGCCGTTCACCGTGTAGAGCACGTGCAGTGCGTTGGGCTGTCCCACCGGTGCGCCGTTGCAGATGGTGTCGCCGGGGATGCAATACCGGACCGTCTTGGCCTCGTACGGGGCACCGACGCGAATCCGCGGCGCACCGATGTCACTGATGAACCGGTCCGACGGCGGTGCGAAGAGCACGACTGCCGTGACATGGCTCGCGACCTTGGCGGGCAGGGGAGCGGGCACCTGTGACTCGTACTGTCGATAGCGGTCGGGGATGGTGATCTTGCCGCTCGTCGCGTACCCGGCGACCACGGCGCCCTGCGAGTAGCCCCCGAGGACGATCTTGGTACCCGGGCAGCTGGCAGCGATGGCCTTGACCTCGTTCTGGGCCTCCGTGACGCCGTCGGCCACCGTCTTGACGAACTTCGGACGGTCGTTGAAATTGCTGCTCGCGGGGTAATTGACGCCCTGCGCCCCGACGGACTTGCCGGGCAGCTGCGACCGAAGTGCCGCGACAAACGATTGACCCGTCAATCCGATCGGCGGCGCGGGCTCGGCGGTACCGCGCGCAAAGACCACCGCGACGTCGGAGCAGCTCGCGGCCGCGGCCTTCGGGCTGTTCATCACCATCCCGCCGGCGAGAGCTGCGAACAAACAGAGGAACGACACCGTCAATCGTGTGCCGACGCTGGACAGAGCGCTGGTCGAACTGTGGGATTCATGGTTCATGCGGTTTATTCGTACGCCGTGGACGGCCGGATGGGTAGATGTTCACTCGGATTCGATTGAGCTCAGCTCCGACGAGTTCGCGCCGACAAGGACCTGACCGTCACGACGTCGACCGCCTTCGCCACCCGCCGAGCACTCGACGGGACCTCCGCGGAACGCGCCGGCGAGGTGGTGCGGCGATCGCGGGAAGCAGTCCGCCGGCCGACCGGATTTCGCGTGCACCTGCCGTTGGTACCATCCCGGAGATTCGAGAAGCACAGCGTATGGGGAACGGTGATGAGGGGAGAATCCATGGTTACGAGGCGAATTCGTGTAGCGGTCGCGCTGGCGGCCGCCGTTGTCTCGGGAGCGCTGGCGGCAGCGACGGTGCCGAGTGCAAGTGCCGCGCCGGCCGCGAACGGTGGCGATCCCGTCTACCTGGTCCACGGATACAACGACTCGGGACGTTCGGACTGTGCGTCGTTGTGGGACAACGCAATCGACTACTTCACGTCCAGGGGGATGAGCAGGTCGTCGATCCAGACCGTCGGGTACTACGCGGGCGACAGTCACTGCGACGTCGACCTGGGCAACGCCGGAACCGATACGAGGATCAAGCACGTGGCGGCGGCGCTGGCCAAGCGCATCTACGATGCCAACACGCGTAAAGGGCAATCGGTCGACATCGTTGCGCATTCCATGGGCGGGCTCGTGACGCGAGTGGCGCTGTTGGGGTCGGCGATGCACTGGAAGGGCTTTCCGGCGGCGAAGCTCAAGGTCGGTGACGTGGTCACGCTCGCAACTCCCCACCAGGGGATCATCGATCAGTTCAAGTACCACAGCGTGCAGTGGGACTCGATGGTGCCGGGTTCGAGATTCCTGGAGGTGCTGCAGGCGCCCGAGAACCGGCTCGACCAGAACTGGGCGAAGGGCGTCGACTGGAGTCTGGTCGGGTCCGACGAGGACAAGACCGTCTACGCCGGGTCGGGCTACGACAAGGACCGTCCCGCGGAGCACAAGTATCGGTATGCGGCCGACGCCGATCATGACCTGTCCCATACCCACATGCGCGCGTTGAAGCCCGGAGGCGGCAAGTACAACCTGCGTTACTGGCACGCGTCGGAGGGCAAGCCGCACGACACGACCAACGGATGGGCGCCGCTGGAGACCGCGTTCAACGCGATCGATCGCGGCGATGCCTGGTAGTCAGTGAGGACTGGCGAGCTCCGACAGGTGACGCAGCGAGTTGGTGAGGTGCTCGGGACCGAAGGGCGGGAACTGAATGTGCTCCCGTAGGTTTTCCGGCACCGCCGACCAGTCGTAGGTGAGGGTCACCGCGGTCTCGGATGGACCGAGTGCGACCAGGTCGTAGCGCCAGACCCAGCCACCGAACTCGACATGGCCGGATTCGTTCTCCATGCCCGGCCGCCAACCGATGGCGGACGGTGGATCGAGCACCTGGATCTGGTTGGCCATCTGGTACGTGGGGTCTGGATGCTCGGGGTTGGAGTGATAC is a genomic window of Gordonia sp. SID5947 containing:
- a CDS encoding glycoside hydrolase family 15 protein, with the protein product MRPNIEDYALIGDCRTAALVSRRGEIDWFCVPRYDSASIFAALLGDEEHGHWSLAPRDGSAQCSRRYTGDTLVLVTRWETSTGVAEVHEFMPLDGGRVDLVRRVVGVSGHVEFQTDLRMRFDYARAVPWVLQVGDAEGPALRAIAGPDAVVVRGVALHADGNVHRGFFTVEPDVTVDLTLTWYQSHLSEPAPLDVETLHDQTVGWWTGWSSRIDHSGPHHDQMVRSLITLRALSNLDTGGIVAAATTSLPEQFGGSRNWDYRYVWLRDASLTLEALVNHGFLRVAEHWRNWLMRAIAGNTRELQIMYGIAGERDLEERNLPHLPGYQNAAPVRIGNGAVNQYQGDVIGEVLCGLESAREAGLTETPLSWSLQKALLEQVEANLERPDNGIWEMRGDPHMFTHSRAMIWAAFDRGVRACERFDLDGSPDHWRELRNRVRDEIDSTGVDPVSGRFVQYAGTDEVDASLLLLPQVGFCAADDPRMLATVAEIERVLMRGGLVHRYRTGSGVDGLDGDEHPFLACTFWLVTQYAMSGRHDDAMELMDHACATANDVGLFSEEYDVGSGRQAGNTPQALSHLAFVRAADSLT
- a CDS encoding glucose-6-phosphate dehydrogenase; translation: MADTTLFILGATGDLTSRLLLPALGQLLSLEPDRDVRLVGVGRREISDDQWRSRVRDAFGGDAAPAAARLADSTTYLQADIGSAEGLRTIFGAAHGRPILYFAVPPAIAQESCQAMTGVDLPAGTMLALEKPFGTDEASAHEFNETLARLVPENQVFRVDHFLGQSVLLDLIGVRFANRVFEPVWSADHIESVLIRYDETLGLEGRAGYYDKAGAFVDMLQSHLLELLSVVAMDSPASLGERDLRDATAAALRATRVWEGDPVRASHRARYTAGEVDGHQLPSYTDEEGVDPSRNTETLAEATFEVRTARWAGVPFTLRSGKAIEPAVKEIALTFRPVRHLPEQFRGEAARNVLRFSFGPDTMSLRVNVHDGSHPFDLKATGLEADLGVGSPRAYSEVLSGILDGDATLAVRGDTAEQCWRIVEPILDAWRNDQVPIDEYPAGSSGPTGWPQW
- a CDS encoding epoxide hydrolase family protein, giving the protein MSARAQPMSLRTDPQVLDDLRTRLRATRWPDSPAGWSLGADTDYLRELIGYWADEFDWSAQVSTMERLPHLRVTLGGLGIHVVHARATDRSAPVMPLLLNHGWPDSFWRYLKVIPLLSDPAAHGGDPADAFDVIVPDMPGFGYSEQPAHPYDSIAVAMLWAELMTELGYERFGTAGGDMGSHVARYLALDQPERVVAVHRTDAGMPRYGGDPDDLTDDERAWIEAGTVWSRTEGGYAAIHSTKPDTVAVGLTDSPAGLAAWIVEKLRGWSDCDGDIEKVFTKDEILTLLTQYWVTGCIGSSMRVYHANAVMPLDQHTRRVEVPSGFSLFGGDELKPPRDWLERTANVVSVTEPEHGGHFASFEEPERYAQELRDFFRPFREEFAG
- a CDS encoding glyoxalase, translating into MTTITGITLDVPDTAAAKTFYDKAFGLDDRLRFRTAEQPTAGFRGFVLSLVVADPGVVDSLIHPALDAGATELKPVKKSFWGYGGVIQAPDGAIWKVATSNKKASGAPARQVDDIVLLIGADDVAASKKFYVDHGLDVAKSFGRKYVEFASASDSVKLALYGRRAAAKDAGVDADGSGSHRVIVGSAGESFTDPDGFVWEPTATT
- a CDS encoding dihydrofolate reductase family protein — encoded protein: MGQLLKVQNFTVSRDGFGAGDGQSLERPFGHADPASMMAWAGATASWPNRTDPGGSRGLDDHLVRDFSHNIGAEIMGANKFSPHRGPWTDHDWLGWWGDEPPFHTPVFVLTHHLRPSFTLSDTTFHFIDADPASALEKAKAAADGRDVRLGGGATTVREFLAAGLIDTLHVAVAERVELGSGVRLWESPDELLDRYHRDTVPSPSGAVTHHLFWRR
- a CDS encoding dihydrofolate reductase family protein, which translates into the protein MTGKVITHMTMSLDGFIADPNDDVGELFAWYDAGDTAVPTANETVGFHVDGADADLLADLTDNTGALVAGRRLFDITDGWGDQHPVGAPVVIVTHHPPDDAADRWPNTTFVDGVGSAITRAREIAGENNVIISSPTVIQQALDLDLVDEVCVSLVPVLFGEGIRYFGPLAHGHRLLSDPTVIQGRRVTHLRYVTVSRTGDA
- a CDS encoding cutinase family protein; its protein translation is MNHESHSSTSALSSVGTRLTVSFLCLFAALAGGMVMNSPKAAAASCSDVAVVFARGTAEPAPPIGLTGQSFVAALRSQLPGKSVGAQGVNYPASSNFNDRPKFVKTVADGVTEAQNEVKAIAASCPGTKIVLGGYSQGAVVAGYATSGKITIPDRYRQYESQVPAPLPAKVASHVTAVVLFAPPSDRFISDIGAPRIRVGAPYEAKTVRYCIPGDTICNGAPVGQPNALHVLYTVNGMTLDAARYVVGRV
- a CDS encoding polyketide cyclase, whose translation is MNQDIVIATATVAAPVAEVFALLANPSTHPAIDGTGWVKHAVDEEPLTELGQIFRMDMYHSNPEHPDPTYQMANQIQVLDPPSAIGWRPGMENESGHVEFGGWVWRYDLVALGPSETAVTLTYDWSAVPENLREHIQFPPFGPEHLTNSLRHLSELASPH